The genomic region CCCCCATGGTGGCTCATTCCAGCTGTCCTGCCAGGCCTCCGCCTCGGACTCCGTAGAGCACACCCACCTCTCACTAGCCTGGGAGCGGCAATCTGCCAGTGGTTCTGCTCAGGTCCTGACACTGACTCACCTCGGGCGTGTGGATCCTGGCCGAGATTACACGGACCGTTACACCAGCGGAGACGTACGTCTGACATCCACGGAGGGAAATGATTACACGCTCACCATAGACAGAGCCCAGCCCTCGGACGATGGGGAATATCAATGTGTGGCCAGTACCTGGGTTCAGGCACCCGATGGGTGGGAAAAGATCCAAGAAAAGAGGGTGTCCGTGGCCCACGTTCACGTTCTTCCCATTGGTAGGTCCTGGGGAGGTTAAGGCAGACAGGACTGTGTAATATGGACAAATAGATCAGTTAATTCTTGTTCCAGTTTGTTGATCCTATAAGAATGCTGGAGTCTGTTTGATGGACAGTAAGTAGACCATCGCATGCTCGTGTCCTCCGTACTGACAGTTTGCTCATTGCTGTGTCCACAGGTCTCAGTATTGGGGTGCCATTATCAGAAGTTCAGGTCAATGAAGGTTTTCCACTCAACCTGTCCTGTGAGGTTTCCCAGGACTCGGCAGGGGCTGTACTAACGAGGATCAGCTGGTCATTTCAACCTGACTCTTCGCCGGGAGAGATTCGTGAGTTGCCAGGAGGGCCAGATGTGGaccctgccgctctggatgatcGTGTTCACAGCTTGCGAATTCCCCAGGCGTGGGATAGTGGATCTTATACGTGCAGGGCGATCGTCTGGGCTCTGCAAGGCAACAACACCTGGTCTCAAGCTGCAGAAAAGGTGTCCGATCCTATCAGAGTGCTGGTGGTTTCCACCGGTAAgtcggtgtgtatatataaggcATACAAGGATCTTGCTCTCTCTCCATACTAATGGAGGCTGGAGATGAACACacattgggggagatttatcagatcatctgtttgtgttttattaaGTTATTCTACAAATGGTCTACTTTCTGCCCCGTCTATCTGTCTCGCTATACCTCCTGCCCCCTCTGTCTTGCTACACCTCCTGCCCCCTCTATCTGTCTCGCTACACCTCCTGTCCCCTCTATCTGTCTCGCTACACCTCCTGTCCCCTCTATCTGTCTCGCTACACCTCCTGTCCCCTCTATCTGCCTCGCtacacctcctgtccctctatctCTCGCtatacctcctgtccctctatctCTCGCTATACCTCCTGCCCCCTCTATCTGCCTCGCTCTACCTCCTGCCCCCTCTATCTGCCTCGCTCTACCTCCTGCCCCCTCTATCTGCCTCGCTCTACCTCCTGCCTCCTCTATCTGCCTCGCtatacctcctgtccctctatctGCCTCGCtatacctcctgtccctctatctGTCTCGCtatacctcctgtccctctatctGTCTCGCtatacctcctgtccctctatctGTCTCGCtatacctcctgtccctctatctGTCTCGCtatacctcctgtccctctatctGTCTCGCtatacctcctgtccctctatctTTCTCGCtatacctcctgtccctctatctGTCTCGCtatacctcctgtccctctatctCTCGCtatacctcctgtccctctatctCTCGCtatacctcctgtccctctatctGTCTCGCtatacctcctgtccctctatctGTCTCGCtatacctcctgtccctctatctGTCTCGCtatacctcctgtccctctatctGTCTCGCtatacctcctgtccctctatctGTCTCGCtatacctcctgtccctctatctGTCTCGCtatacctcctgtccctctatctGTCTCGCtatacctcctgtccctctatctGTCTCGCtatacctcctgtccctctatctCTCGCtatacctcctgtccctctatctCTCGCtatacctcctgtccctctatctGTCTCGCtatacctcctgtccctctatctGTCTCGCtatacctcctgtccctctatctGTCTCGCtatacctcctgtccctctatctGTCTCGCtatacctcctgtccctctatctGTCTCGCtatacctcctgtccctctatctGTCTCGCtatacctcctgtccctctatctGTCTCGCtatacctcctgtccctctatctGTCTCGCtatacctcctgtccctctatctGTCTCGCtatacctcctgtccctctatctGTCTCGCtatacctcctgtccctctatctGTCTCGCtatacctcctgtccctctatctGTCTCGCtatacctcctgtccctctatctGTCTCGCTATACCTCCTGTCTCGCTATACCTCCTGTCTCGCTATACCTCCTGTCTCGCTATACCTCCTGTCTCGCTATACCTCCTGTCTCGCTATACCTCCTGTCTCGCTATACCTCCTGTCTCGCTATACCTCCTGTCTCGCTATACCTCCTGTCTCGCTATACCTCCTGTCTCGCTATACCTCCTGTCTGGCTATACCTCCTGTCTCGCTATACCTCCTGTCTCGCTATACCTCCTGTCTGGCTATACCTCCTGTCTGGCTATACCTCCTGTCTGGCTATACCTCCTGTCTGGCTATACCTCCTGTCTGGCTATACCTCCTGTCTGGCTATACCTCCTGTCTGGCTATACCTCCTGTCTGGCTATACCTCCTGTCTGGCTATACCTCCTGTCTGGCTATACCTCCTGTCTGGCTATACCTCCTGTCTGGCTATACCTCCTGTCTGGCTATACCTCCTGTCTGGCTATACCTCCTGTCTGGCTATACCTCCTGTCTGGCTATACCTCCTGTCTGGCTATACCTCCTGTCTGGCTATACCTCCTGTCTGGCTATACCTCCTGTCTGGCTATACCTCCTGTCTGGCTATACCTCCTGTCTGGCTATACCTCCTGTCTGGCTATACCTCCTGTCTGGCTATACCTCCTGTCTGGCTATACCTCCTGTCTGGCTATACCTCCTGTCTGGCTATACCTCCTGTCTGGCTATACCTCCTGTCTGGCTATACCTCCTGTCTGGCTATACCTCCTGTCTGGCTATACCTCCTGTCTGGCTATACCTCCTGTCTGGCTATACCTCCTGTCTGGCTATACCTCCTGTCTGGCTATACCTCCTGTCTGGCTATACCTCCTGTCTGGCTATACCTCCTGTCTGGCTATACCTCCTGTCTGGCTATACCTCCTGTCTGGCTATACCTCCTGTCTGGCTATACCTCCTGTCTGGCTATACCTCCTGTCTGGCTATACCTCCTGTCTGGCTATACCTCCTGTCTGGCTATACCTCCTGTCTGGCTATACCTCCTGTCTGGCTATACCTCCTGTCTGGCTATACCTCCTGTCTGGCTATACCTCCTGTCTGGCTATACCTCCTGTCTGGCTATACCTCCTGTCTGGCTATACCTCCTGTCTGGCTATACCTCCTGTCTGGCTATACCTCCTGTCTGGCTATACCTCCTGTCTGGCTATACCTCCTGTCTGGCTATACCTCCTGTCTGGCTATACCTCCTGTCTGGCTATACCTCCTGTCTGGCTATACCTCCTGTCTGGCTATACCTCCTGTCTGGCTATACCTCCTGTCTGGCTATACCTCCTGTCTGGCTATACCTCCTGTCTGGCTATACCTCCTGTCTGGCTATACCTCCTGTCTGGCTATACCTCCTGTCTGGCTATACCTCCTGTCTGGCTATACCTCCTGTCTGGCTATACCTCCTGTCTGGCTATACCTCCTGTCTGGCTATACCTCCTGTCTGGCTATACCTCCTGTCTGGCTATACCTCCTGTCTGGCTATACCTCCTGTCTGGCTATACCTCCTGTCTGGCTATACCTCCTGTCTGGCTATACCTCCTGTCTGGCTATACCTCCTGTCTGGCTATACCTCCTGTCTGGCTATACCTCCTGTCTGGCTATACCTCCTGTCTGGCTATACCTCCTGTCTGGCTATACCTCCTGTCTGGCTATACCTCCTGTCTGGCTATACCTCCTGTCTGGCTATACCTCCTGTCTGGCTATACCTCCTGTCTGGCTATACCTCCTGTCTGGCTATACCTCCTGTCTGGCTATACCTCCTGTCTGGCTATACCTCCTGTCTGGCTATACCTCCTGTCTGGCTATACCTCCTGTCTGGCTATACCTCCTGTCTCGCtatacctcctgtccctctatctGTCTCGCTATACCTCCTGTCTCGCTATACTTCCTGCCCCTCCATAATGCTTGCTTGGCTCTGCCCCTTTATGCCCTGCACCCTCTGTCTATCTGCCCCGTTTCCACATCGTCTGGTTTGCTTTTCCTAGCAGACACGTATCTGCTCTATTATTGCATTCAGCCCAGTGCTGTGCAGCTCCCCCCATGCTTTCCTGTTACTCCCTGCTCCCCAACTTTGTTTGCTTCGGCCCTAATCTGTCTCCTTGACCACCCAGACAACTGTCCTGCTCTGTATCTTTCTCCTCTTACCTTTCTCTCTActtcttctttctccttttgGCCATGCTCTGTTTATTTCACTCTCATCCTTATTGATTGTGTTTTCCCCCTTTTACAGCGTCCGTTTTCACGGTCTCTCTGAACTCCACTATGCTACCACTGTTTTCAGAGGAGCCCATGGAGTTGTTATGTCATATTAGTGGCTCTAATGTGGACCGTCTGTCTGTGTCGTGGTATTACACTCCTGGagcacccccacacagcaccaccTCCCCCCCACAACTTGTGGCCTCACTAGATGAGGACTGGACCCTCCAGGTGGGGGATGGTTACGAGGAACGACTGGAAAGGGGGGAACTAATCTTGTTACGAAAGGATACCCACACCTTCATCCTGCGGCTCCAGTGGACAACAGAGGCTGACAGAGGAAACTACCACTGTGTGGGCATTTCCTGGAAACCGCAGCGTGATGGCAGCTGGGTGCAGAATGGAGAGGTGGCTTCGAGCCCTGTCAATGTCTTTTGGAAAGAAGAAGGTAAGAGAGTtctgtagcggaggcctgatattccacaggttaactccactatagatcccactATAGATgcaagtagtaaaaacaccatgaagcagtaattccagcaaataaagtaatccacgaatatccccatacagatcccaatgactggacggcacacagcatcaggagcagaactgacttttaatccacacagtctccttataaagcattctcccatgcaagggagggattcaccataATTAGGACAGTATCCAATAAtgtaaccgttacctcccacaaatctcctcccctcagtatgacacttaatcccattgcACATGctgtagttttccccgagttctgaatgtactccaaaacaagcagttacaataatacttcgggtaccccctggtagccctgatctgggtgactaacatatccaaaaatcacccagatcggacccgggattcgggagttaggtggagggtgtaatttgaccgactgcacacgaggtggtatccgaaaagagttccatgggttttggccctgcggtcggtcttcgttcaggaggtaaaacacacatcaaatactgccatccacgattaatcttgtattcgtatgaatccccttgttcggtactttgaaccTACCGAACGGGTAGGTTAGCCTTCCCATTCAGGAGTTACGgagccatggaggtctcagcggtgttcgggtaatcgagtgtccgatttgagttccagacactcgacgactaaacaccgctgagattttcgtgtgtaagatggccgccgccacgtgttcgtataccaaatggcggccacccagatacatcactaaagtaccgattaacctgcggttagagaagtgtgaacgcttaataaggtacacacttctctctggagtggtctattggttcggtagtttacatttgtatggagtacggatggaaactactgaacaatcatacgaatcccacatacattttaaacatagaaacagaaaccacacacgaattgcaatagtattacagtcttttaggacagccctggtaCCATCTGCTACAAGTTCAATCCCTGGGATTGCAGTTTAGTACCCCTATGCCTTTCTTCCTGCTCTGCAGGGATAAATATTTTATCTTGTACCGGGTGGTCTGCCGGACACCACCGTGTGGCCACGGCTTATTCCTGTAACCCCCTTGCCAGGTATGTAGACAGAAGCACCAAAGGTGGTATTTACCAACCGTAGAGGTCACTATTCAGGTCATTCAAGCTCATGTCACAGACTGCTGGAGAAAGTAACTCAATATAGTTTTACGAGTCGTTGGACGATCTTTCCCTCCTCGCTGTTGAGTTCTACACACTCAATCCTTTCCGATCTGATTTTAGACTTTTGTCTTGCTAACTGGATAGCCAAGATTTCTTTTTGATAATAACTTTGCAATCAAAGTGCCTTGTAAAAGAGAATTCTAATGTGTTTATTTCTACATTTCTTTTAATGAATCTGTCACTAAAGACACCTCACCGGAGGTGGAATGTGTTTCCTGGTAGCACTAGGTTTGACTTGTTTTGGCAAACCATCTCTCTCTGAGACGTAGTTTAGAATAATATATCCTTCAACCAGACTCAATGTCTCTCATACACTCTGACTCCCTTTCTTTTACAGAGTCTACACTCGCAGTTAATGCTCAACAGATGAAACTGGTGTCATCGGCCGGGGGAACCTTTGAAATGATCTGTTCCGTCAGTACCAAAAACATACCCTCCCCGCGGTTTTCTGTGCAGGTGACAGTGGAGAAGCCGCCCTCTCCCAACTCGGCTCCTGTTATCTTGTTGAGCCGGGACGGGTTGACCAAGAGGGAATCAGACAGTAACACATTGCTGGAAAAAGTGAAGGAAGGTGTTTACCGCTTCCGAATTTACCAGGCACAGGCACAGGATATTGGTGCTTATCGCTGTTCCATCACTGCCTGGACCCAAGGAGGAGGCAGAACCTGGAGGGAAGTGAGGAACCAAGCATCGGATCCAGTGCAGTTAGAGTTCCAGTCGTCTGGTGGGTGAATCTCCCAATCTCCACCCCCTGTGAGGTTGTTTCACGGCCTGCCTGCCTCCGTATAAATACATTGATATAGCCGCCTTGGTAGTCAGGAACTCTCCTGAATAAATTAAGTAAAACATAGATTTGGATCTCGTCGTGTGTTTTTAGGCTGGTCTGTTAGCACTtaccattttcttttcatttaaaatatgtaAGACACCCACAATCTATTACGTACTGTGAATAATATGGGTAGATGGCTCAGACAGGGAATAATAAGACCTATCTCTGTGTTGGAGACTTGCAATGCAGCATGGCATTGTTATCGACCTCTGTTCAATGTGTTTTCTATTTGAGTACAGAATCtgcataatttatattttaataacttGTGGACAAGTCCAGAGAAGATTCTCCTTCCCACTCCAGATGACGGTGTCTGGGGAATTGCACTTTACAAACATCTGGGGTGAAAAGGTCTGGGGGACAGTCAGATGGGTGGTGTGATTATGGATCTATGGCctacaataaataaatcactgtttcACTGGATCTTTCTGTTCAGTTTGCTCTGTATCTAGAACAGGAGGACCAGACTGACAGTCCAGCTGTGtggcagcagtattggggcttttTTTGGTGTTCCAGAAGAAGGTTGTGTAGTTTTGCTCTGTATAACTTGTCGCACACTGAGATGGATCAATTGATATGTTTTTCTCTATATGTATCCCCAGGTCCAGTGTTTAATGTCACGGCCTATACAGACAGCCCCTCGGTGTACCTCGGTGAACGAGCAGAATTCTGGTGCATCATCATGATTGATAGTCTGGCTATGGATCCAGGTAAATCTTGGCTCTCaccatctcatatatatatatattttatcatttagaatgcAGCCTCCCCCTCGCTCCCAGTTACcatgctcattatatattttatcatttagaatgcCGCCTCCTCGCTCCCAGTTACcatgctcattatatattttatcatttagaatgcAGCCTCCTCGCTCCCATTTACcatgctcattatatattttatcatttagaatgcAGCCTCCTCGCTCCCAGTTACcatgctcattatatattttatcatttagaatgcAGCCTCCTCGCTCCCAGTTTCcatgctcattatatattttatcatttagaatgcAGCCTCCTCGCTCCCAGTTACcatgctcattatatattttatcatttagaatgcAGCCTCCTCGCTCCCATTTACcatgctcattatatattttatcatttagaatgcAGCCTCCTCGCTCCCATTTACcatgctcattatatattttatcatttagaatgcAGCCTCCTCGCTCCCAGTTACcatgctcattatatattttatcatttagaatgcCGCCTCCTCGCTCCCAGTTACcatgctcattatatattttatcatttagaatgcAGCCTCCTCGCTCCCAGTTACcatgctcattatatattttatcatttagaatgcAGCCTCCTCGCTCCCAGTTACcatgctcattatatattttatcatttagaatgcAGCCGCCTCGCTCCCAGTTACcatgctcattatatattttatcatttagaatgcCGCCTCCTCGCTCCCAGTTACcatgctcattatatattttatcatttagaatgcAGCCGCCTCGCTCCCATTTACcatgctcattatatattttatcatttagaatgcCGCCTCCTCGCTCCCAGTTACcatgctcattatatattttatcatttagaatgcAGCCGCCTTGCTCCCAGTTACcatgctcattatatattttatcatttagaatgcAGCCTCCTCGCTCCCAGTTACcatgctcattatatattttatcatttagaatgcAGCCTCCTCGCTCCCAGTTACcatgctcattatatattttatcatttagaatgcAGCCGCCTCGCTCCCAGTTACcatgctcattatatattttatcatttagaatgcAGCCGCCTCGCTCCCAGTTACcatgctcattatatattttatcatttagaatgcAGCCTCCTCGCTCCCAGTTACcatgctcattatatattttatcatttagaatgcAGCCTCCCCCTCGCTCCCATTTACcatgctcattatatattttatcatttagaatgcAGCCTCCTCGCTCCCATTTACCATGCTCatgatatattttatcatttagaatgcAGCCGCCTCGCTCCCATTTACcatgctcattatatattttatcatttagaatgcAGCCTCCTCGCTCCCATTTACcatgctcattatatattttatcatttagaatgcCGCCTCCTCGCTCCCAGTTACcatgctcattatatattttatcatttagaatgcAGCCGCCTCGCTCCCAGTTACcatgctcattatatattttatcatttagaatgcAGCCGCCTCGCTCCCAGTTACcatgctcattatatattttatcatttagaatgcAGCCTCCTCGCTCCCAGTTACcatgctcattatatattttatcatttagaatgcAGCCTCCTCGCTCCCATTTACcatgctcattatatattttatcatttagaatgcAGCCGCCTCGCTCCCAGTTACcatgctcattatatattttatcatttagaatgcAGCCTCCTCGCTCCCAGTTACcatgctcattatatattttatcatttagaa from Pelobates fuscus isolate aPelFus1 chromosome 1, aPelFus1.pri, whole genome shotgun sequence harbors:
- the PTGFRN gene encoding prostaglandin F2 receptor negative regulator, which encodes MRPRGSPSQGPQPPQNTPHPGLILSLILLSATGDTWARTVRVPTGPLLRVEGTKVTIGCNVHDYEGPAEQNFEWMFSFAEQRGLQILSTFDPLYTDTLYKHRVDTHDIQLQRVSNNEVLLHILQLGASDNGTYTCSTPSTDATVSGNYEASVQLRVIPDTLNLTKPTSKGRQSVNRSVPHGGSFQLSCQASASDSVEHTHLSLAWERQSASGSAQVLTLTHLGRVDPGRDYTDRYTSGDVRLTSTEGNDYTLTIDRAQPSDDGEYQCVASTWVQAPDGWEKIQEKRVSVAHVHVLPIGLSIGVPLSEVQVNEGFPLNLSCEVSQDSAGAVLTRISWSFQPDSSPGEIRELPGGPDVDPAALDDRVHSLRIPQAWDSGSYTCRAIVWALQGNNTWSQAAEKVSDPIRVLVVSTASVFTVSLNSTMLPLFSEEPMELLCHISGSNVDRLSVSWYYTPGAPPHSTTSPPQLVASLDEDWTLQVGDGYEERLERGELILLRKDTHTFILRLQWTTEADRGNYHCVGISWKPQRDGSWVQNGEVASSPVNVFWKEEESTLAVNAQQMKLVSSAGGTFEMICSVSTKNIPSPRFSVQVTVEKPPSPNSAPVILLSRDGLTKRESDSNTLLEKVKEGVYRFRIYQAQAQDIGAYRCSITAWTQGGGRTWREVRNQASDPVQLEFQSSGPVFNVTAYTDSPSVYLGERAEFWCIIMIDSLAMDPEDIAFDVSWFAQSVGGSPTPLVTVGRTAQVRHSRRNGTSDVALERISDMEFRLRIYNCEEADARGHYCTVIPWVRSGEGGWNQQAAITSNVVSMNVKMDLLSTFKYPLMIGVGLSLLAGCLACLIGYCTSRLCCKSPPKQDTRREHRRLMSMEMD